The Hyphomicrobium sp. MC1 genome window below encodes:
- a CDS encoding proline-rich domain-containing protein has product MSRFSMVFSGRIRESAAATKTFGSLRIDRRVLSTPTRTIAIANIATVSTGTHVAHRPTAIYWLLTLLFVLMALGSMRPDFTWGPLAPNGGTVLLGFLAVVFAALALRPDDKTHYLLISSTDGVLSRFSAPDRTILEEVRTILTDKINRGDESMTFNVNFDRGHIENLGGAMQPAALPAPDHTSQHAGPSGRPANVGASDRSPQTAGGRPRQNPAENTVPPSRQHPQQRMQPTLSGAMNGAASPSPAPTESFVDYSGVLPAIVEMHRFYARQSGTQHLEQRLSELELLMRAGTPTISQKTRLRELSGEMSQILGAYPQAVELFDHINSLV; this is encoded by the coding sequence ATGAGCAGGTTTTCGATGGTATTTTCGGGACGTATCAGAGAGAGCGCGGCTGCGACCAAAACTTTCGGTTCGCTGCGCATTGACCGCCGCGTGCTATCGACGCCGACGCGCACGATCGCCATCGCCAATATCGCGACGGTCAGCACGGGCACGCATGTCGCGCACCGGCCGACCGCAATCTATTGGCTGTTGACGCTTCTATTTGTGCTGATGGCGTTGGGTTCCATGCGGCCGGACTTCACATGGGGGCCGCTGGCTCCTAATGGCGGCACGGTCTTGCTCGGCTTTCTGGCCGTCGTCTTTGCCGCGCTTGCGCTGCGCCCCGACGACAAGACGCATTACCTGCTGATCTCTTCGACGGATGGCGTGTTGTCTCGTTTCTCCGCTCCGGACCGAACGATTCTCGAAGAGGTCCGCACGATTCTCACCGACAAGATCAATCGCGGCGACGAGTCGATGACGTTCAACGTCAACTTCGATCGTGGGCACATCGAGAATCTCGGCGGCGCGATGCAGCCAGCAGCTCTCCCCGCGCCTGATCATACCTCGCAACATGCCGGCCCATCAGGTCGCCCCGCCAATGTCGGCGCGTCCGATCGCAGTCCTCAGACGGCAGGTGGTAGGCCGCGTCAAAACCCGGCCGAAAACACCGTGCCGCCATCACGCCAGCATCCGCAGCAACGCATGCAGCCGACGTTGTCGGGTGCGATGAATGGCGCCGCTTCACCCAGTCCGGCACCGACCGAAAGCTTTGTCGATTATAGCGGCGTGCTACCGGCCATCGTCGAAATGCATCGCTTCTATGCGCGCCAATCCGGCACGCAGCATTTGGAGCAACGCTTGTCGGAACTCGAACTTCTGATGCGCGCCGGAACGCCCACGATCTCGCAAAAGACCCGCTTGCGCGAGCTCTCCGGAGAAATGTCCCAGATCCTCGGAGCCTATCCGCAAGCGGTCGAGCTTTTCGATCACATCAACAGTCTAGTCTAG
- a CDS encoding DUF1489 family protein has translation MTLNLVKLCVGVSTIEDLAAWQTEHRRRKSQDGVDCAYHRTFQTPKRQAELLDGGSIYWVIRGIIMVRQKLVGFEEGTKEDGSACCTLMLDRTLVPVRPTPRRAFQGWRYLDAADAPPDLRKGKKDQIAAMPAEMRKKLADLGLI, from the coding sequence ATGACATTGAACCTCGTCAAGCTGTGTGTCGGCGTTTCGACGATCGAAGATCTTGCGGCCTGGCAGACCGAGCACCGGCGGCGCAAGAGCCAGGACGGCGTCGATTGTGCCTATCACCGGACATTCCAGACGCCGAAGAGGCAGGCCGAGCTGCTCGACGGTGGCTCGATCTATTGGGTTATCCGCGGCATCATCATGGTTCGCCAGAAGCTCGTCGGTTTCGAAGAAGGAACGAAGGAGGACGGATCGGCATGCTGTACCTTGATGCTGGACCGGACGCTCGTTCCGGTGCGACCAACGCCGCGGCGCGCGTTTCAAGGTTGGCGTTATCTTGATGCTGCCGATGCTCCGCCTGATCTTCGCAAAGGCAAGAAGGATCAGATTGCGGCGATGCCTGCCGAGATGCGCAAAAAGCTTGCCGATCTCGGATTGATTTGA
- a CDS encoding isoprenylcysteine carboxylmethyltransferase family protein: MIDETPNSLPSTPATRFPWPPVLFALAIAAAWLLTVFAPVPWPGLDDRAGHWVGVAFGVFGLLLIVSGFATLAWHRTTYLPHKASTKLVTSGPFIRFRNPIYLGEVMLLLYGAETTKSVWFVAAALLFGLLVTILQIIPEERHLEAVFGDEYLAYKARSRRWI; the protein is encoded by the coding sequence ATGATCGACGAGACGCCCAACTCCCTCCCCTCGACGCCAGCGACACGGTTCCCTTGGCCGCCGGTACTGTTCGCACTCGCCATTGCGGCGGCTTGGCTGCTGACGGTATTCGCCCCCGTTCCCTGGCCGGGCCTTGACGATAGGGCGGGCCATTGGGTAGGCGTCGCATTCGGCGTCTTCGGCCTGCTCTTGATCGTGTCGGGCTTCGCGACGCTTGCCTGGCACCGGACGACCTACCTGCCGCACAAAGCGTCGACCAAGCTCGTCACGTCAGGACCGTTCATCCGCTTCCGAAACCCGATTTACCTTGGCGAAGTCATGCTTCTTCTCTATGGAGCGGAAACCACCAAGTCGGTCTGGTTCGTCGCGGCAGCATTGCTTTTTGGCCTTCTTGTCACAATTCTGCAGATCATTCCCGAGGAGCGGCACCTGGAAGCGGTCTTCGGCGATGAATATCTGGCTTACAAGGCTCGCTCACGCCGCTGGATCTGA
- a CDS encoding GNAT family N-acetyltransferase, which produces MVSVRPVVASDEDAWLKLFRDYIVFYKASVPDEIIALTWRRLLNQEDNMMALAAVDDSGNMLGIATLVFHRSTWASSWYCYLEDLFVAPEARGLGVGRALIEAVYAEADRRGAGRTYWATQDHNATARKLYDRIGTLTEFVQYRR; this is translated from the coding sequence ATGGTCAGTGTCAGGCCTGTGGTTGCGAGCGACGAAGATGCGTGGCTCAAACTCTTTCGGGATTATATTGTTTTCTACAAAGCCAGCGTGCCGGACGAGATCATCGCACTGACGTGGCGCCGTCTTCTTAATCAGGAAGACAACATGATGGCGCTGGCTGCCGTCGACGATAGCGGAAACATGCTCGGAATCGCCACGCTGGTCTTCCACCGTTCGACGTGGGCGTCGAGCTGGTATTGTTATCTTGAAGACCTATTCGTCGCACCGGAGGCGCGTGGGCTGGGCGTCGGGCGGGCGCTTATTGAAGCCGTCTACGCGGAAGCGGATCGTCGCGGCGCTGGGCGGACCTATTGGGCGACGCAAGATCACAATGCGACGGCGCGCAAACTCTATGATCGCATCGGAACGCTCACGGAGTTCGTGCAGTATCGGCGATGA
- a CDS encoding polysaccharide deacetylase family protein: MRYVSVYILAVASLLAFATHDQLSAEIEPGAAVKADACAGDTTKLGVSRIVEIDTAGGGDIGGDKSGAKQFLNDGEVVLTFDDGPLKSVTGPILKALADQCTKATFFMVGQMALANPDMVKEVAAGDNTVGTHTWSHKNIRAISFEKAKQEIEAAVSTVSKANGTPAAPLFRFPYLNATKQTEAYLKSRNIGAVWIDVDSKDYRTRSPKVVEQNILSQLAKQKKGIILMHDIHPWTAAQLPDLLKELHDRGYKVVHLVPKSQVDTIASYDAAAEKALAAKAAAKAANPMVARSIMWPMAAAPGTGNANASAAAPRRKSPSRYKRVATKPTLIDGVVEDSRPVKMPASKYRKGAKPKDEDVSSPWSIFN, from the coding sequence ATGCGGTACGTTTCCGTCTATATCCTGGCTGTTGCGTCGCTGTTGGCATTTGCCACGCACGATCAGCTGTCGGCCGAAATCGAGCCCGGCGCCGCCGTCAAGGCCGACGCATGTGCGGGCGACACCACCAAGCTTGGCGTGTCGCGTATCGTTGAAATCGACACCGCGGGTGGCGGTGACATCGGCGGTGATAAATCCGGCGCCAAGCAATTTCTCAACGATGGCGAAGTCGTCCTGACATTCGACGACGGCCCGCTAAAGTCTGTCACCGGACCAATTCTCAAGGCGCTTGCCGATCAATGCACGAAGGCGACATTCTTCATGGTCGGTCAGATGGCGCTTGCCAACCCCGATATGGTGAAGGAAGTCGCGGCGGGCGACAACACCGTCGGCACGCACACGTGGTCTCACAAGAATATCCGCGCCATCTCGTTTGAAAAGGCGAAGCAGGAGATCGAAGCTGCGGTCTCGACCGTCTCGAAAGCCAACGGCACCCCGGCCGCGCCGCTTTTTCGCTTTCCCTATCTCAACGCCACCAAACAGACGGAAGCCTATCTGAAATCGCGCAACATCGGCGCGGTTTGGATCGACGTCGACTCCAAAGACTATCGGACACGCAGCCCAAAGGTCGTCGAGCAGAATATTCTTTCGCAGCTCGCCAAGCAGAAGAAGGGCATCATCCTGATGCACGACATTCATCCCTGGACGGCGGCACAGCTTCCTGACCTGCTGAAAGAACTGCACGACCGTGGGTATAAGGTCGTCCACCTCGTGCCGAAGAGCCAGGTCGACACAATCGCCTCCTATGACGCCGCGGCCGAGAAGGCGCTGGCCGCCAAAGCCGCAGCAAAAGCAGCCAACCCTATGGTCGCCCGCTCGATCATGTGGCCGATGGCAGCCGCACCGGGAACGGGAAATGCGAACGCTTCGGCAGCAGCGCCGCGCCGCAAATCGCCCTCCCGCTATAAAAGGGTCGCAACCAAACCGACGCTCATCGATGGCGTGGTGGAGGATAGCCGGCCCGTTAAAATGCCGGCGTCGAAATATAGAAAAGGCGCCAAACCCAAGGATGAGGACGTCAGCTCGCCCTGGAGCATCTTCAATTAG
- a CDS encoding helix-turn-helix domain-containing protein, translated as MSLQLTSDFHGNTAQHQHVDPAILDRLAKALVEAGVNPEKLDRHAENEKRLAIVARLFELPISPNAKLEQDQRARRAPSALPKWRMKRVVEYVDSHISEQITLADLASAAGMSRMYFASQFRVATGMRPHDYVLHKRIERAQHLLCTTSESLVEIALSVGFQTQAHFTTIFKKIAGNTPLRWRREQQA; from the coding sequence ATGTCGCTCCAATTGACCTCAGACTTCCACGGCAACACAGCACAGCATCAGCACGTCGATCCGGCCATTTTGGATCGCTTGGCCAAGGCATTGGTGGAAGCCGGCGTCAATCCCGAGAAGCTCGACCGTCACGCCGAAAATGAAAAGCGCCTGGCGATCGTCGCGCGCCTCTTCGAACTTCCGATCTCGCCTAACGCCAAATTAGAGCAGGACCAGCGAGCTCGCAGGGCGCCGTCGGCACTCCCGAAGTGGCGCATGAAGCGGGTGGTTGAGTACGTCGACTCGCACATCTCGGAGCAGATCACGCTGGCCGACCTCGCCTCAGCGGCGGGGATGAGCCGGATGTACTTTGCTAGCCAGTTCCGCGTCGCAACCGGCATGCGGCCGCACGACTACGTGCTGCACAAGCGCATCGAACGTGCCCAGCACCTGTTGTGCACAACATCGGAATCGCTCGTCGAAATCGCCCTCAGCGTCGGCTTCCAGACGCAAGCGCATTTCACGACGATCTTCAAGAAAATCGCTGGCAACACGCCGCTTCGCTGGCGGCGCGAACAGCAGGCCTGA
- a CDS encoding response regulator transcription factor, protein MSQNPLISIIDDDEAVRVATESLVRSLGFGATTFASAEEFLNSARLQEISCVITDVNMPGMTGVELQSYLQAQGHNVPMIFITAFPEERTRQRVNAAGAIGFLSKPFDGGAMIQCIDKALGRDCEPTRH, encoded by the coding sequence GTGTCCCAAAATCCCCTGATCAGCATCATCGATGACGATGAGGCGGTTCGCGTGGCAACCGAGAGCCTTGTGCGGTCTCTCGGCTTCGGGGCAACTACGTTCGCTTCAGCGGAAGAATTCTTGAATTCTGCCCGGTTGCAGGAAATTTCGTGCGTCATCACTGATGTCAACATGCCGGGCATGACCGGCGTGGAGTTGCAGTCGTATCTTCAGGCGCAGGGCCATAATGTGCCGATGATCTTTATTACAGCGTTTCCGGAAGAGCGGACGCGGCAGCGCGTAAATGCTGCCGGCGCGATCGGCTTTTTAAGCAAGCCATTTGACGGCGGCGCTATGATTCAATGCATCGATAAGGCTCTCGGGCGGGACTGCGAACCCACGCGTCACTGA
- a CDS encoding pyridoxal phosphate-dependent aminotransferase has product MSRPPFTPTIEALPKLVPFVGPEAMERARGRPFKARLGANESIFGPSPKAIAVMREAAAGNWMYADPENYELRAAIAAYHSVPIECVVVGEGIDGLLGLTCSLLLTPGSNVVTTDGAYPTFNFHVKAHGSNVHALPMRDFREDVPRLIETAAAISAPLIYVSNPNSPMGTWWTADQIDAFITELPPRTLLVLDEAYCDTAPIGTAPAIDVSNPQVVRYRTFSKAYGLAGARIGYALGERSTIEAFDKVRNHYGINRVGQLGARAALLDQDYLRTAVSQIATARERIAAIAIENGLRPLASAASFVAIDCGGDGAFATRVLNGLLERDVFVRKPVAKGLDPFIRVSCGRDEDLDIFAGAIADVLARVNA; this is encoded by the coding sequence ATGTCCCGTCCTCCGTTTACGCCGACAATCGAAGCCTTGCCGAAGCTCGTGCCATTCGTCGGGCCGGAAGCGATGGAACGGGCTCGAGGGCGGCCGTTCAAGGCGCGCCTTGGCGCGAATGAGAGCATTTTCGGGCCGTCGCCAAAGGCCATTGCCGTCATGCGCGAGGCGGCGGCAGGCAACTGGATGTACGCCGATCCCGAGAACTACGAATTGCGTGCCGCCATTGCGGCGTATCACAGCGTCCCGATCGAGTGTGTCGTGGTCGGCGAGGGCATAGACGGGCTGCTTGGCCTGACATGTTCGCTGTTACTGACGCCCGGCAGCAATGTCGTTACGACTGATGGTGCGTATCCGACGTTCAACTTTCACGTCAAAGCACATGGCAGCAATGTGCACGCTCTTCCCATGCGCGATTTTCGCGAAGATGTTCCACGCCTGATCGAGACGGCGGCGGCGATCTCAGCGCCGTTAATCTATGTGTCCAACCCGAACAGTCCGATGGGGACATGGTGGACGGCGGATCAGATCGACGCGTTTATCACAGAGTTGCCGCCACGGACGTTGCTCGTTCTTGATGAAGCTTATTGCGATACCGCGCCGATCGGAACCGCACCGGCCATCGATGTCTCCAATCCGCAGGTCGTGCGGTATCGGACGTTTTCGAAGGCGTACGGGCTTGCAGGTGCGCGGATCGGGTATGCCCTCGGTGAGCGCAGCACTATCGAAGCGTTCGACAAAGTGCGCAATCACTACGGTATCAATCGCGTTGGCCAGCTTGGCGCGCGAGCCGCACTGCTCGATCAGGACTATCTCAGGACAGCAGTCTCGCAGATTGCTACGGCCCGCGAGAGGATCGCCGCGATCGCTATCGAAAATGGCTTGAGACCTCTGGCGTCGGCGGCGAGTTTCGTCGCCATCGACTGTGGCGGCGATGGCGCCTTTGCGACGCGCGTCTTGAACGGACTTCTGGAGCGGGACGTCTTCGTTCGTAAACCCGTCGCGAAGGGGCTCGATCCGTTCATCCGCGTTTCGTGCGGGCGAGACGAAGATCTCGATATTTTTGCAGGTGCAATCGCTGATGTCCTCGCGCGTGTGAACGCGTAG
- a CDS encoding TetR/AcrR family transcriptional regulator: MKTPHTRGQRGLIAADLVQAALLEIERTGLEGFSLRCAARAVGCDVATLSYHFGSKEGLERAVADRLQGSVEAPERELPWQIRFIETAKAYRNLARQFPNAFPLLLRFWTSGPIDLQLAEECYQTLLDAGVPEAEIPALSFATYAAILGICAGEIGGLLQKPSAEALREVEEQSGLPLTKKLLPIFARLKDDDVFDAAISNLIFGIEAQVAKQRTPSSTVPQD, encoded by the coding sequence ATGAAAACACCTCACACACGAGGGCAAAGGGGGCTGATCGCAGCCGATCTGGTCCAGGCTGCGCTTTTGGAAATCGAGCGAACCGGGCTTGAGGGCTTCAGCCTGCGCTGTGCCGCGCGCGCCGTCGGCTGTGACGTCGCGACTTTGAGCTACCATTTTGGCTCCAAGGAAGGTCTCGAACGCGCCGTCGCCGACCGTCTTCAAGGCAGTGTCGAGGCACCGGAACGAGAACTCCCCTGGCAAATTCGCTTCATCGAAACGGCAAAGGCCTATCGCAATCTCGCGAGACAATTTCCGAACGCCTTCCCCCTGCTTTTGAGATTTTGGACCAGTGGGCCGATCGATCTGCAATTGGCCGAGGAATGCTATCAGACCCTCCTCGATGCCGGCGTCCCTGAAGCAGAAATTCCGGCCCTAAGCTTCGCCACCTACGCCGCAATTCTCGGCATTTGCGCCGGCGAAATCGGAGGCCTTTTGCAAAAGCCTAGCGCCGAGGCATTGCGCGAAGTCGAAGAGCAAAGTGGTTTGCCGTTGACGAAAAAACTGCTGCCCATATTCGCGCGTTTGAAAGACGACGATGTCTTCGATGCCGCAATATCCAATTTAATATTTGGCATCGAAGCGCAGGTCGCAAAACAACGGACACCGTCATCCACAGTCCCCCAGGATTAA
- a CDS encoding MFS transporter, which yields MSAVTEREFSSRERILSLAAIISTSFGVGISFGVGFPLTALTFELWGQPNWLIGLAGAVPGLAILLVLPIAPRLITKIGPVNAIASGCIIGALGFLALGLFQSPWAWIATRLIMSAGFAVPWLAGETWINSVSKEETRGRVIAVYAIGFFSGYAIGPIFLQVLGLVGPGPFIAGAALTILSGLPIVFGRKLAPDFIHDDAHNIVTAFWSAPGVMISGFIGGFSEVTILSLIPNVALAAGWSQDAALALVTVTTVGGVALQFPLGWLSDKTSRFALTISSVGIFILLALALPLALQNTIAAVVTAFLIGGVILGFYALGLATIGERDGEGDLAAVNAAYIVMYQCGSLVGPIFAGIAMTDHPIQGFVVIVIAVMAIAGALMIRVECKDRRNQRR from the coding sequence ATGTCGGCCGTCACGGAACGCGAGTTTAGTTCGCGCGAAAGGATATTAAGCCTTGCTGCGATCATCTCTACGTCATTTGGCGTGGGGATCTCGTTTGGCGTCGGTTTTCCGCTAACGGCGCTGACGTTCGAACTTTGGGGCCAGCCGAACTGGCTGATCGGCTTGGCTGGTGCGGTGCCCGGTTTGGCGATCCTGTTGGTGCTGCCGATCGCGCCGCGGCTTATCACCAAGATCGGGCCAGTGAATGCGATCGCGAGCGGCTGCATCATCGGCGCGCTTGGCTTCCTAGCGCTGGGTCTGTTTCAATCGCCGTGGGCTTGGATAGCCACCCGGCTCATCATGAGTGCGGGCTTTGCCGTTCCGTGGCTCGCGGGCGAAACATGGATCAATTCTGTTTCGAAGGAGGAGACGCGAGGGCGCGTGATCGCGGTCTACGCCATCGGCTTCTTTTCCGGTTACGCGATCGGTCCGATCTTTCTGCAGGTGCTTGGTCTCGTCGGTCCGGGACCTTTCATCGCCGGAGCCGCGCTCACGATTTTATCGGGATTGCCGATCGTCTTCGGGCGAAAGCTCGCCCCGGATTTCATTCATGACGACGCGCATAATATCGTCACGGCATTCTGGTCGGCTCCGGGTGTCATGATCTCCGGATTCATCGGTGGTTTTTCGGAGGTGACCATCCTGTCGCTCATTCCGAACGTGGCCTTGGCGGCGGGCTGGAGCCAAGATGCGGCCCTTGCGCTGGTCACGGTTACGACTGTCGGCGGTGTGGCGTTGCAGTTTCCGCTCGGCTGGCTGTCAGACAAGACGTCTCGCTTTGCGCTGACGATTTCTTCCGTAGGCATCTTCATTCTGCTGGCGTTAGCGTTGCCGCTGGCCCTGCAAAACACGATTGCAGCCGTCGTGACGGCTTTTCTGATCGGAGGTGTCATCCTTGGCTTTTATGCGCTTGGACTGGCGACTATTGGCGAGCGAGACGGCGAGGGCGACCTTGCGGCCGTAAACGCTGCTTACATCGTCATGTACCAGTGCGGTTCTCTCGTTGGACCGATCTTTGCGGGCATCGCCATGACCGACCATCCCATCCAGGGATTCGTCGTGATCGTCATCGCGGTCATGGCGATCGCGGGCGCCTTGATGATAAGGGTGGAGTGCAAGGACCGGCGCAACCAGCGGCGATAG
- a CDS encoding DUF1269 domain-containing protein, with translation MSDLVVIVYPSEAKAEEMRTKLFDLQKEYLIEIKDAVIAVKHDDGKVKLNQLINTTAAGALSGGFWGTLVGMIFLMPLLGAAVGAASGALGGALSDYGINDDFMKDLSASLQPGSAALFVEIKKMTEDKVFEAIKGTGGVVLKTSLDHTKEQALRDAIATHAPAMAAAQPPAA, from the coding sequence ATGTCTGATCTCGTCGTCATCGTCTATCCGTCCGAGGCAAAGGCCGAGGAAATGCGCACGAAGCTGTTCGATCTTCAAAAAGAGTATCTGATCGAGATCAAGGATGCCGTGATTGCGGTCAAGCACGACGACGGCAAAGTGAAGCTCAATCAGCTCATCAACACGACCGCGGCCGGTGCGCTTTCGGGCGGCTTCTGGGGCACGCTGGTCGGCATGATTTTCCTGATGCCGCTGCTTGGTGCTGCTGTGGGCGCGGCGTCCGGCGCGCTTGGCGGCGCGCTTTCCGATTACGGCATCAACGATGATTTCATGAAGGATCTCTCGGCAAGCCTGCAGCCTGGAAGCGCTGCGCTGTTCGTCGAGATCAAGAAGATGACGGAAGACAAGGTGTTCGAAGCGATCAAGGGCACCGGCGGCGTCGTACTCAAGACGTCTCTAGATCATACGAAGGAACAGGCCCTGCGCGACGCGATCGCGACGCATGCCCCAGCGATGGCTGCAGCGCAGCCTCCGGCAGCCTGA
- a CDS encoding patatin-like phospholipase family protein — protein MPTSNVFERDPVLVDLALQGGGSHGAFTWGVLDRLLEEPWLRIDGVSGTSAGAMNAAILVYGHHKGGALGAREALAQFWRRVAEAARFSPFQRGPLDVLLGRWTLDSSPMYIAMDLMSRLVSPYDVNPHGANPLRDILAEVIDFDVLAEAPIHLFVTATNVRTGRGRVFKNAAVTPDVLLASACLPTLFQAIEIDGEAYWDGGYSGNPTLSTLVQECESEDTILVPINPIERPGVPRTASDILNRLNEISFNSAALKELKMMALLRKVADPGDGEGQRWARMRLHVVRNDIMAELGASSKLNAEWAFFEYLRDEGRKAAQAFLEAHVHDLGRRSTLNLDVLLEGI, from the coding sequence ATGCCGACCAGCAATGTTTTCGAACGTGATCCGGTGCTCGTAGATCTTGCGCTTCAGGGCGGCGGATCCCACGGCGCATTCACGTGGGGCGTTCTCGATCGCTTGCTGGAAGAGCCCTGGCTCCGGATCGATGGCGTGTCGGGCACATCGGCCGGCGCAATGAACGCCGCCATTCTCGTCTATGGTCATCATAAAGGCGGCGCGCTCGGCGCTCGTGAAGCACTTGCACAGTTTTGGCGGCGCGTGGCCGAGGCAGCACGCTTCAGCCCATTTCAACGAGGACCGCTTGACGTTCTCCTCGGCCGCTGGACGCTCGATTCCTCGCCCATGTACATCGCCATGGATCTGATGTCCCGGCTTGTTTCACCTTACGACGTCAATCCGCACGGCGCCAATCCGCTTCGCGACATCCTTGCCGAGGTCATCGATTTTGATGTGCTGGCAGAGGCCCCGATTCATCTTTTCGTCACCGCAACCAACGTGCGCACAGGACGCGGCAGGGTTTTCAAAAACGCCGCTGTGACCCCCGACGTCCTGCTCGCTTCTGCCTGTCTGCCAACGTTGTTTCAAGCGATTGAAATAGATGGTGAAGCGTATTGGGACGGCGGCTACTCAGGCAACCCGACACTCTCGACGTTGGTGCAAGAGTGTGAATCCGAGGACACGATCCTTGTCCCGATCAACCCGATCGAACGTCCTGGAGTGCCTCGCACGGCCAGCGACATCCTCAACCGCTTGAACGAAATTTCATTCAATTCGGCGGCACTCAAGGAGTTGAAGATGATGGCGCTCCTCCGCAAGGTTGCCGATCCCGGCGACGGTGAGGGCCAGCGATGGGCGCGCATGCGATTGCACGTTGTCCGCAACGACATCATGGCGGAGCTGGGTGCCTCTTCCAAACTCAACGCCGAATGGGCTTTCTTCGAATATCTTCGCGATGAAGGACGCAAAGCGGCGCAAGCCTTCCTTGAAGCCCACGTGCACGATCTCGGTCGTCGCTCGACGCTCAACCTCGACGTCCTGCTCGAAGGAATCTGA
- a CDS encoding Do family serine endopeptidase, translating to MDETNMNAPQHSGVGRVIARHKAKLAACAAMIAVLGAGAVFAAEKPAPSSLLTPVADVSTSNAPQQAVPSFANLVERVKPAVVSVFVKAEEVDQVADSGQSGQGQNPFEGTPFQGLPFQFGPQSQDSGKPHLMQAQGSGFFISADGYLITNNHVVDHAKSVEIMTTDGKRYKAKVAGTDPKTDLALLKVDSSGDFPYVRLATQSPRIGDWVVAMGNPFGLGGTVTAGIVSANGRDIGSGPYDDFIQIDAPINKGNSGGPTFNQNGEVVGVNTAIFSPSGGSVGIAFDIPAETVKYVAEQLRSSGHVTRGWIGVSIQPVTADIADSLGLKEAKGALVDEPQDGGPAARAGLKSQDVIVSVNDHEIKDGRDLARTIAAVSPGSEIKIAYIRNGEKHSVDLHVGKYPDGKTAQNDQGSESDFKLGMTLAPADQVDGAGTHGAVVMNVDPEGKAAEKGIQQGDVILSVGGKSVSGPADVKEALRAARNANKRAVLMQLKTAQGDRFVAVPTTSQG from the coding sequence ATGGATGAGACCAACATGAACGCGCCGCAACATTCAGGTGTCGGCCGCGTGATTGCGCGCCACAAGGCGAAATTGGCAGCCTGCGCCGCAATGATTGCCGTTCTCGGCGCCGGCGCTGTTTTCGCGGCAGAGAAACCCGCCCCGAGTTCCTTACTGACGCCGGTCGCCGATGTCAGCACATCAAATGCGCCGCAGCAGGCCGTTCCGAGCTTTGCGAATCTGGTCGAACGCGTGAAACCAGCCGTTGTTTCCGTGTTCGTGAAAGCTGAAGAAGTCGATCAGGTCGCCGACTCCGGCCAGTCTGGACAAGGTCAGAATCCCTTTGAAGGCACGCCTTTCCAGGGCCTTCCGTTCCAGTTCGGACCGCAGTCTCAGGATAGCGGAAAACCGCACCTGATGCAGGCACAGGGTTCAGGCTTCTTTATCTCGGCAGACGGCTACCTGATCACCAACAACCACGTTGTCGATCACGCCAAGAGCGTCGAGATCATGACCACCGACGGCAAGCGCTACAAAGCCAAGGTCGCCGGCACGGATCCTAAGACCGACCTTGCGCTTCTGAAGGTCGATAGCTCCGGAGACTTCCCCTACGTCCGCCTCGCAACCCAATCTCCGCGAATCGGCGACTGGGTCGTCGCGATGGGCAACCCGTTCGGCCTCGGCGGCACGGTCACGGCGGGTATCGTCTCGGCAAACGGACGTGACATCGGCTCCGGCCCTTACGACGATTTCATTCAGATCGACGCCCCGATCAACAAGGGCAACTCAGGCGGCCCGACGTTCAATCAGAACGGCGAAGTCGTCGGCGTGAACACGGCGATCTTTTCGCCGTCCGGCGGTTCGGTCGGCATCGCATTCGACATTCCCGCCGAAACGGTGAAATACGTTGCCGAGCAACTTCGCTCGAGCGGTCACGTTACCCGCGGTTGGATCGGCGTCTCCATTCAGCCTGTCACGGCCGACATCGCCGACAGTCTGGGCCTGAAGGAAGCCAAAGGCGCTCTCGTCGATGAACCGCAGGATGGCGGCCCCGCGGCTCGCGCCGGATTGAAGTCGCAAGACGTGATTGTTTCCGTCAACGATCACGAGATCAAAGACGGCCGCGATCTCGCTCGGACCATCGCTGCGGTATCGCCAGGCTCGGAGATCAAGATCGCCTACATCCGTAACGGCGAAAAGCACAGCGTCGACCTTCACGTCGGCAAATATCCGGATGGCAAGACCGCCCAGAACGACCAAGGCTCCGAGAGCGACTTCAAACTCGGCATGACGCTGGCTCCGGCCGATCAGGTGGACGGCGCCGGTACGCATGGTGCGGTCGTGATGAATGTCGATCCGGAAGGTAAGGCCGCCGAGAAAGGCATCCAGCAGGGCGACGTCATCCTGTCCGTTGGCGGCAAGTCGGTCTCCGGGCCAGCCGATGTCAAGGAAGCCCTGCGTGCGGCTAGGAACGCGAACAAGCGCGCCGTTCTCATGCAGTTGAAGACGGCACAGGGCGATCGCTTCGTCGCCGTTCCGACCACAAGCCAGGGCTAA